Proteins co-encoded in one Hypanus sabinus isolate sHypSab1 chromosome 6, sHypSab1.hap1, whole genome shotgun sequence genomic window:
- the LOC132394944 gene encoding protein rapunzel-like: MGTSEDLERAAAELRANMQDAEAAMKVFQDRARFASVAGVLKPIFQVAGAILKLVLGKRESDELKYMKEQFQTVRNDLDIISEQVKQVLWEIERSTINNQYFPIEENLKNQFRKYMDILNAAPEFQQKEKEEFLTHFNVTKGDQNLHTLYDAVMGFSAVFGKPILETAMNYDQRNRRLMESLCARLKELFCIGLIALLGHAAVTGNDVEALKREWDEKLIKVEGKMKAMIDRCINGFAQQAEIDVEKLVKEKGERDNKACATFIIEALTDKYDWVRWSVRVYDPVSGFDNHCVTGPNRFQFFRLNNVNVVVSYSTDPKPIDETRIGQLMQGKDSWSDAREVVEFISSNLPPTFVVHAVRRYKDLWNHKNFPNNCHFWELYSGVTLCVHST; this comes from the coding sequence ATGGGAACCAGCGAGGACCTGGAGCGCGCCGCAGCGGAGCTCAGGGCTAACATGCAGGATGCAGAGGCTGCGATGAAAGTATTCCAGGACAGGGCCCGATTCGCTAGTGTGGCTGGGGTGCTGAAGCCCATCTTCCAGGTAGCCGGAGCCATTCTGAAGCTGGTGTTAGGCAAACGGGAGAGCGATGAACTGAAATACATGAAGGAACAATTCCAGACCGTCAGGAACGACCTGGATATAATCTCCGAGCAGGTCAAGCAGGTGCTCTGGGAGATTGAGAGAAGCACTATCAACAACCAGTATTTCCCCATTGAGGAAAACCTCAAGAACCAGTTCCGGAAGTACATGGACATCCTCAACGCAGCGCCAGAGTTCCAGCAGAAGGAGAAGGAAGAGTTCCTGACGCATTTCAACGTGACCAAGGGAGACCAGAACCTCCACACTCTTTATGATGCGGTGATGGGTTTCTCTGCTGTCTTTGGCAAACCCATCCTGGAGACCGCCATGAACTACGACCAGAGGAACCGGCGCCTGATGGAGAGTCTCTGCGCCCGTCTGAAGGAGCTCTTCTGTATCGGCCTGATCGCCCTGCTGGGACACGCCGCCGTCACTGGGAACGACGTCGAGGCGCTGAAAAGAGAATGGGACGAGAAATTGATCAAAGTCGAGGGCAAGATGAAAGCCATGATAGATCGCTGCATCAATGGGTTTGCGCAGCAGGCGGAGATagatgttgagaagctggtgaagGAGAAGGGCGAGAGAGATAACAAAGCGTGCGCAACGTTTATCATTGAGGCGCTAACGGACAAGTATGACTGGGTCCGTTGGTCAGTGCGAGTCTATGACCCCGTCTCTGGGTTTGACAATCATTGCGTTACTGGCCCGAACCGTTTTCAATTCTTTAGGCTTAATAATGTTAACGTTGTTGTCTCCTACAGCACCGACCCAAAGCCCATTGATGAGACCCGCATCGGGCAGTTGATGCAAGGAAAAGACAGCTGGAGCGATGCGAGAGAAGTGGTTGAATTCATCTCCAGCAATCTGCCACCCACCTTTGTGGTCCACGCAGTCAGGCGCTACAAAGACCTGTGGAACCACAAGAATTTTCCCAACAACTGCCACTTCTGGGAGCTGTACAGCGGAGTCACCCTCTGCGTCCATTCCACTTGA